In Rattus norvegicus strain BN/NHsdMcwi chromosome 3, GRCr8, whole genome shotgun sequence, a genomic segment contains:
- the Morn5 gene encoding MORN repeat-containing protein 5 isoform X2, with the protein MQYTGSKYIGAYKNGRMEGNAEYILPTDTRYVGEMKDGMFHGDGTLFFPSGSRFDAIWEKGLVVSVSLSSPTWTHPEKSPLATMTVEMASITP; encoded by the exons ATGCAGTACACCGGGAGCAAATATATCGGGGCATACAAAAATGGGAG GATGGAGGGCAATGCAGAGTACATCCTCCCTACTGACACGAGATACGTCGGGGAGATGAAGGACGGCATGTTCCACGGAGATGGAACCCTGTTCTTCCCCAGTGGGAGCCGATTCGACGCCATCTGGGAGAAGGGACTGGTGGTGTCG GTATCTCTCAGCTCACCAACATGGACCCACCCAGAAAAATCCCCCCTGGCTACTATGACTGTGGAGATGGCTTCTATAACCCCATGA
- the Morn5 gene encoding MORN repeat-containing protein 5, producing the protein MQYTGSKYIGAYKNGRMEGNAEYILPTDTRYVGEMKDGMFHGDGTLFFPSGSRFDAIWEKGLVVSGKYTFKDGLQYEDKHWHYCDSYDRRFYTEICYGLKPSGISQLTNMDPPRKIPPGYYDCGDGFYNPMTRVIKDYRNRFLRNADDDEHEWIIRTCRKGWLVTASTQKSQL; encoded by the exons ATGCAGTACACCGGGAGCAAATATATCGGGGCATACAAAAATGGGAG GATGGAGGGCAATGCAGAGTACATCCTCCCTACTGACACGAGATACGTCGGGGAGATGAAGGACGGCATGTTCCACGGAGATGGAACCCTGTTCTTCCCCAGTGGGAGCCGATTCGACGCCATCTGGGAGAAGGGACTGGTGGTGTCG GGCAAGTATACCTTCAAAGACGGGCTACAGTATGAGGATAAACACTGGCACTACTGTGACAGCTATGACCGGAGGTTCTACACCGAGATATGCTATGGCCTGAAGCCCTCAG GTATCTCTCAGCTCACCAACATGGACCCACCCAGAAAAATCCCCCCTGGCTACTATGACTGTGGAGATGGCTTCTATAACCCCATGACCAGGGTCATCAAGGATTACCGGAACCGCTTTCTGAGAAATGCAG ATGATGACGAACATGAGTGGATCATCAGGACCTGCCGCAAGGGCTGGTTGGTAACAGCATCCACACAGAAGTCCCAGCTGTGA
- the Morn5 gene encoding MORN repeat-containing protein 5 isoform X1 → MEGNAEYILPTDTRYVGEMKDGMFHGDGTLFFPSGSRFDAIWEKGLVVSGKYTFKDGLQYEDKHWHYCDSYDRRFYTEICYGLKPSGISQLTNMDPPRKIPPGYYDCGDGFYNPMTRVIKDYRNRFLRNADDDEHEWIIRTCRKGWLVTASTQKSQL, encoded by the exons ATGGAGGGCAATGCAGAGTACATCCTCCCTACTGACACGAGATACGTCGGGGAGATGAAGGACGGCATGTTCCACGGAGATGGAACCCTGTTCTTCCCCAGTGGGAGCCGATTCGACGCCATCTGGGAGAAGGGACTGGTGGTGTCG GGCAAGTATACCTTCAAAGACGGGCTACAGTATGAGGATAAACACTGGCACTACTGTGACAGCTATGACCGGAGGTTCTACACCGAGATATGCTATGGCCTGAAGCCCTCAG GTATCTCTCAGCTCACCAACATGGACCCACCCAGAAAAATCCCCCCTGGCTACTATGACTGTGGAGATGGCTTCTATAACCCCATGACCAGGGTCATCAAGGATTACCGGAACCGCTTTCTGAGAAATGCAG ATGATGACGAACATGAGTGGATCATCAGGACCTGCCGCAAGGGCTGGTTGGTAACAGCATCCACACAGAAGTCCCAGCTGTGA